The Meriones unguiculatus strain TT.TT164.6M chromosome 6, Bangor_MerUng_6.1, whole genome shotgun sequence genome has a window encoding:
- the Hmgn3 gene encoding high mobility group nucleosome-binding domain-containing protein 3 isoform X5 translates to MPKRKSLENTEGKDGTKLTNQEPTRRSARLSAKPVPPKPEPKPRKTSAKKEPGTKISRGAKGKKEEKQEAGKEGTAPSANGDTKAEEIHISRSTVYVSACRSPPPSTLSVKGQIETVRVKGTVDIPHVCSG, encoded by the exons tCTCTGGAGAATACAGAGGGCAAAGATGGAACCAAACTAACTAACCAGGAG cccACAAGACGGTCAGCCCGATTGTCAGCG AAACCTGTGCCACCAAAACCCGAGCCTAAACCAAGAAAAACATCTGCTAAG AAAGAACCTGGAACAAAGATTAGCAGAGGGgctaaggggaagaaggaagagaagcaggaagcTGGAAAGGAAGGTACTGCACCATCTGCAAATGGTGACACTAAGGCGGAAGAG ATCCACATCTCTCGTTCAACTGTTTATGTCTCAGCCTGCAGGAGCCCCCCACCCAGCACGCTGTCAGTAAAGGGGCAGATTGAAACAGTGAGAGTTAAGGGTACAGTAGACATTCCGCATGTTTGCAGTGGCTAG
- the Hmgn3 gene encoding high mobility group nucleosome-binding domain-containing protein 3 isoform X6 yields the protein MPKRKSLENTEGKDGTKLTNQEPTRRSARLSAKPVPPKPEPKPRKTSAKKEPGTKISRGAKGKKEEKQEAGKEGTAPSANGDTKAEEAQRTESIDKEGE from the exons tCTCTGGAGAATACAGAGGGCAAAGATGGAACCAAACTAACTAACCAGGAG cccACAAGACGGTCAGCCCGATTGTCAGCG AAACCTGTGCCACCAAAACCCGAGCCTAAACCAAGAAAAACATCTGCTAAG AAAGAACCTGGAACAAAGATTAGCAGAGGGgctaaggggaagaaggaagagaagcaggaagcTGGAAAGGAAGGTACTGCACCATCTGCAAATGGTGACACTAAGGCGGAAGAG GCACAGAGAACTGAATCTATAGATAAGGAGGGAGAATGA
- the Hmgn3 gene encoding high mobility group nucleosome-binding domain-containing protein 3 isoform X7, producing the protein MPKRKSLENTEGKDGTKLTNQEPTRRSARLSAKPVPPKPEPKPRKTSAKKEPGTKISRGAKGKKEEKQEAGKEGTEN; encoded by the exons tCTCTGGAGAATACAGAGGGCAAAGATGGAACCAAACTAACTAACCAGGAG cccACAAGACGGTCAGCCCGATTGTCAGCG AAACCTGTGCCACCAAAACCCGAGCCTAAACCAAGAAAAACATCTGCTAAG AAAGAACCTGGAACAAAGATTAGCAGAGGGgctaaggggaagaaggaagagaagcaggaagcTGGAAAGGAAG GCACAGAGAACTGA